In the genome of Candoia aspera isolate rCanAsp1 chromosome 1, rCanAsp1.hap2, whole genome shotgun sequence, one region contains:
- the DYNLL2 gene encoding dynein light chain 2, cytoplasmic, with protein sequence MSDRKAVIKNADMSEDMQQDAVDCATQAMEKYNIEKDIAAYIKKEFDKKYNPTWHCIVGRNFGSYVTHETKHFIYFYLGQVAILLFKSG encoded by the exons ATGTCTGACAGAAAGGCTGTGATCAAGAATGCTGACATGTCTGAGGACATGCAGCAGGATGCTGTTGACTGTGCCACTCAGGCCATGGAGAAGTACAATATAGAGAAGGATATTGCAGCATACATCAAAAAG GAATTCGACAAGAAATACAACCCCACCTGGCACTGCATCGTGGGCAGGAATTTCGGCAGCTACGTAACGCACGAGACGAAGCACTTCATTTACTTCTACTTGGGCCAAGTGGCGATTCTCCTCTTCAAGTCCGGCTAG